Proteins from one Mesoplodon densirostris isolate mMesDen1 chromosome 1, mMesDen1 primary haplotype, whole genome shotgun sequence genomic window:
- the DSPP gene encoding dentin sialophosphoprotein codes for MKIIIYFCIWTVAWAIPVPQIKPLERHAVDKYVNLNLLAKLKVSIQDELNANDTTKESGVLLHENERGRQQYNKDGYEGERNGSKGAEVGEKSSSTRSTLANEEGNTEDLNGGTGKPETYGHNGIHQEDSTTANGIRGQVSIIDSAGTANGSNINGITENNSKKGGVGNASQSEDATVVQEDGHQVAGSNNGTGHEDEISGNFCRNGSDTSEKTPQREGESNGNEETGVTPGESGDSNREDVAFDNSDGSPSGNGADENENKGSGDDEGEETGNGEKGPDNSKRQEGQPHETKDGDDNSLGQNSINSEDDDAADKEDTHAIDGDNTSKSEEDFDGISGDNGSQKIEDTQKPNHRESKAVENGITEKLEPPAIGKNQVKGIEMESPSSGNRNNITKEAGKMNEDKESKGQHGMTVGEGNVKTQEEVDIMQGPGQNLEPQNKFGPSKTRSDSDGYDSYEFGDESVQGDDPNSSDESNGSDDTNSEGDNNHSSRGDDSYTSDESSDKGNDSDSKGGEEDDSDNTSDANDSGSDSNGNNGSDKNGKSGSTKDKSDSDSSGSSDSSDSSDSSDSSSGSKSDSSDSSGSNDSDSSDTGDSKSDSSDSSDSDSKSDSDSNDSSDSDSKSDSGSSDSSDSSDSSDSKSDSSDSKSDSSDSSDSSDSDSSDSDSKSDSDSSNSSDSKSDSRDSSDSSDSSDSSDSSDSKSDSSDSSDSSDSDSSDSDSSDSASDSGDESGSKSKAGNGDNNGGGSDSDSDSEGSDSNHSTSDDYN; via the exons atgaagataattatatatttttgcatttggACAGTAGCATGGGCCATTCCA GTTCCTCAAATCAAGCCATTGGAGAGACATGCTGTTGACAAATATGTGAATTTAAATCTTCTAGCAAAATTGAAAGTGTCAATACAG GATGAGTTAAATGCCAACGATACCACCAAAGAAAGTGGCGTCCTGCTGCATGAAAATGAAAGAGGAAGGCAACAGTACAACAAAGATGGTTACGAAGGAGAGAGAAATGGTTCTAAGGGGGCAGAAGTGGGAGAGAAAAGTTCTTCTACACGTTCCACGTTAGCAAATGAAGAGGGGAATACTGAGGATCTGAATGGGGGCACAGGAAAACCAGAAACATATGGTCATAATGGGATCCATCAAGAAGACAGCACCACAGCAAATGGCATCAGGGGACAAGTAAGCATCATCGACAGTGCTGGAACAGCAAATGGGAGCAATATTAATGGGATTACTGAGAACAATTCCAAAAAAGGGGGTGTTGGAAATGCAAGTCAGAGTGAAGATGCCACTGTTGTCCAAGAAGATGGACATCAAGTAGCTGGAAGCAATAATGGTACAGGCCATGAGGATGAAATAAGTGGGAATTTCTGTAGAAATGGAAGTGATACAAGTGAAAAAACACCTCAGAGAGAAGGCGAGAGCAACGGGAATGAGGAGACAGGGGTAACACCAGGGGAAAGTGGAGATAGCAATAGAGAAGATGTTGCCTTCGATAATTCTGATGGAAGTCCTAGTGGGAATGGagcagatgaaaatgaaaacaagggCTCTGGTGATGATGAAGGTGAAGAAACAGGGAATGGAGAAAAAGGCCCTGATAACAGCAAGAGGCAAGAGGGTCAACCTCATGAAACAAAAGATGGCGATGACAATAGCTTAGGTCAAAATTCAATTAATAGTGAAGATGATGACGCTGCAGACAAAGAAGACACCCATGCCATTGATGGAGACAACACTTCCAAGAGTGAGGAAGATTTTGACGGTATTTCAGGAGACAATGGTAGCCAAAAAATAGAGGACACTCAAAAACCCAATCACAGAGAAAGCAAAGCTGTGGAAAATGGAATCACTGAAAAATTAGAGCCACCTGCTATTGGGAAGAACCAAGTTAAG GGAATAGAAATGGAAAGTCCCAGCAGTGGCAACAGAAACAATATTACCAAAGAAGCTGGGAAAATGAATGAAGATAAAGAGAGTAAAGGCCAACATGGAATGACTGTGGGTGAAGGAAATGTCAAGACACAAGAAGAGGTTGACATCATGCAAGGACCTGGCCAGAATTTAGAACCTCAAAATAAGTTTGGACCCAGCAAAACACGTAGTGACAGTGATGGCTATGACAGTTATGAGTTTGGTGATGAATCCGTGCAAGGAGATGATCCCAACAGCAGTGATGAGTCTAATGGCAGTGATGATACCAATTCTGAAGGTGACAACAACCACAGTAGCCGAGGAGATGATTCTTATACCTCTGATGAATCAAGTGATAAAGGCAATGACAGTGACTcaaaaggaggagaagaagatgaTAGTGATAACACATCAGATGCTAATGACAGTGGTAGTGATAGTAATGGTAACAATGGTAGTGATAAGAATGGAAAATCAGGCAGCACCAAAGATAAATCAGATAGTGACAGCAGTGGCAGTAGTGACAGCAGTGATAGCAGTGACAGCAGTGACAGTAGTAGTGGCAGCAAGTCTGACAGCAGTGACAGCAGTGGCAGTAATGATAGTGACAGCAGTGACACTGGTGACAGCAAATCAGACAGCAGTGACAGTAGTGACAGTGACAGTAAATCAGACAGTGACAGTAATGACAGCAGTGATAGTGACAGTAAATCAGACAGTGGCAGCAGTGACAGCAGTGACAGCAGTGACAGTAGTGACAGCAAATCAGACAGTAGTGACAGCAAATCAGATAGCAGTGATAGCAGTGACAGTAGTGACAGTGACAGCAGTGATAGTGACAGTAAATCAGACAGTGACAGCAGTAACAGTAGTGACAGCAAGTCAGACAGCAGGGACAGTAGTGACAGCAGTGACAGTAGTGACAGCAGTGACAGTAGTGACAGCAAATCAGATAGCAGTGATAGCAGTGACAGTAGTGACAGTGACAGCAGTGATAGCGACAGCAGTGACAGTGCATCCGACAGTGGTGATGAGAGTGGCAGCAAGAGCAAGGCTGGTAACGGCGACAACAATGGAGGTGGTAGTGACAGTGATAGTGACAGTGAAGGCAGTGACAGTAATCACTCAACCAGCGACGATTACAACTAA